Proteins from a single region of Clostridia bacterium:
- a CDS encoding leucine-rich repeat protein — translation MKKRFLLTLLVITISIIVFGTISASAATLNVSTVSELQSAHNYTNNMDTTWIYTHPTDADSLEITFSSDTETETRYDFIYIFDGNDNQIGKYDGTTLANQTITIPGNIVKIKLTSDNSVQKYGFRVTNIEAIIEKGPITDFSATVTRTGIDFTFTAPTDATTVTLEYSTDGAIWNTATTVEPLTSVTTKATVNTLESNVKYWFRLNVIGGKKEGVSNTVTKFFGSSSEDDFEFSNGTITKYIGADTHVIIPDSINGVAVTKIGANSFANCATITKILLPDNITTIGENAFKDCISLTEVNIPQGVTYIYRNAFNNCALQTMYYNAISCSVDYDYFTNIYGNRRYSNTPFIGAGSDNGFHVIIGDSVTNLPQAFLWGSGVTDVTIPESVTSINLNAFGECGGLKNVYIKNTESWLNISFGNTLSNPMSYAEEIYVEEGKEIIFPEGTTAIKDYVLYNWKNISKLVMPDSITTIGTNAFYNSKVENLYIADIETWIDIKKCDENFVANNLYIDGNVATEIEIPNTVTSIGNKMFANCNSITSVILPSSVRSIGQNAFSGCTSLRSIVIPEGITEIGYEVFKGCTNLTNINIPKSVKTIGYYAFSGCKSLSNVSLPENLTTIDIGAFSGCSNLTDITIPRNVQGIDYYIFSGCSNLESVVLPLKVTSISMGAFGSCTKLSTVYFNGSPEEWGEVYIDVNNTPLRDATIICFKYVDLFFDDGIKLSNRCNYNSVFESSCVPNKTGYSTKVYTDSELTEEFDFATLITNNTKLYIVYDINQYTHKFVDENSNVIKESTVNYGEIITAPIPPQKEATPQYTYTFVGWEGYTEGVTQTNQEMVFTATYTATINQYTYKFVDENGVVIKEETVDYGTTIVLPEYTPKANTQQYTYTFLGWNGYTDGMQVTDDATFNVNYEIITNQYTYKFLDEDGSVLKEEKVDYGTQIIAPEISDKTEYYLFDYWENFTEGITLTDDITFTAVYRYNNYTITADGLSNTITVTYNDNYNIAVQNKNGYNFIGYFTQKDGKGQQITNEKGESLKVYNIAGNLTVFPYFEATHLNKVEMQGTVSAMPGDTITQKAIFATDKNATYFIATVKYPKYLNFKNIKGIDFKEANKDSEKVVGDYKYADITCVFDYEGNFAKINTNYIPFEIEFDVNTDATLGACEISIENVMLIGDDTFGITDIKNHTLTILPKLAESIEIIGKDEIDATEQFNAVVSPDYTTDKSVVWSVDDETIATITQDGTVIPVKNGTVIITATAKDGSEVFATKTVNVIAYAKINSLDFGRGVVLTEFNPDVRKYTVYVKENATSISLTPTFSGGGVLRPNGSSVWVSGRPKDFDLNDTVTTITLNRENVTDMTNSVYTIEVIKFEGTKTEVSEDKKSFTITPINVENGKNVILALYNGEQFVETQSAVYTGEIVPFTTTKTYTKAKVMIWDDITNLKPICGVENIQ, via the coding sequence ATGAAAAAAAGATTTTTATTAACATTACTAGTAATTACAATAAGTATTATTGTTTTTGGTACAATTAGTGCATCTGCAGCAACATTAAATGTATCAACAGTTTCAGAACTTCAATCTGCACACAATTATACCAACAATATGGATACGACTTGGATATATACTCATCCGACGGATGCAGACAGCTTGGAAATTACCTTTTCAAGTGATACCGAAACAGAAACAAGGTATGATTTTATTTACATATTTGATGGAAATGATAATCAAATAGGTAAATATGATGGAACAACGCTCGCGAATCAAACAATAACCATTCCTGGAAATATTGTAAAAATTAAGTTAACTTCTGATAACAGTGTTCAAAAGTATGGATTCAGAGTAACGAATATAGAAGCAATTATAGAAAAAGGTCCAATAACTGATTTTTCTGCTACAGTAACTAGAACTGGAATTGATTTTACTTTCACAGCACCAACAGATGCAACGACTGTTACTTTGGAATACTCTACTGATGGTGCAATTTGGAATACTGCGACCACAGTAGAACCATTAACATCAGTAACAACAAAAGCTACAGTTAATACTCTTGAAAGTAATGTAAAATACTGGTTTAGATTAAATGTTATTGGTGGAAAAAAAGAAGGTGTTTCCAATACTGTAACAAAGTTTTTTGGAAGTTCGTCAGAAGATGATTTTGAGTTTTCTAACGGAACAATCACCAAATACATCGGTGCCGATACCCACGTTATCATACCCGATTCAATCAATGGAGTTGCGGTAACAAAAATTGGAGCAAATTCATTTGCTAACTGCGCTACAATAACAAAGATATTACTTCCTGATAACATCACAACAATTGGTGAAAATGCATTTAAAGATTGTATCTCATTGACCGAAGTTAATATACCTCAAGGCGTAACATATATTTATAGAAATGCTTTTAACAATTGTGCATTACAAACTATGTATTATAATGCAATTAGTTGTAGCGTTGACTATGATTATTTCACTAACATTTATGGCAATCGTAGATACAGCAATACTCCATTTATTGGAGCTGGTTCGGACAATGGTTTTCACGTAATAATTGGTGATTCTGTAACAAATTTACCTCAGGCATTTTTATGGGGAAGCGGAGTGACGGATGTGACTATTCCTGAAAGTGTAACATCTATCAATTTAAATGCCTTTGGTGAATGTGGTGGACTTAAAAATGTTTATATTAAAAACACAGAGTCGTGGTTAAATATAAGTTTTGGAAATACTTTATCAAACCCAATGTCATATGCAGAAGAAATCTATGTAGAAGAAGGCAAAGAAATAATATTTCCAGAAGGTACTACTGCAATAAAAGATTATGTTTTATATAATTGGAAAAATATTAGCAAATTGGTTATGCCAGATAGTATAACAACCATAGGAACTAATGCTTTTTACAATAGTAAAGTTGAAAATCTATACATTGCAGACATTGAAACATGGATTGATATAAAAAAATGTGATGAAAATTTTGTGGCTAACAATCTTTATATAGATGGTAATGTGGCAACTGAAATAGAGATTCCCAATACCGTTACAAGTATAGGGAACAAAATGTTTGCTAATTGTAACAGTATCACAAGTGTGATTCTTCCTAGTAGTGTAAGAAGTATCGGACAAAATGCTTTTTCGGGGTGTACTAGCTTGAGGAGTATAGTTATACCAGAAGGTATAACCGAAATTGGCTATGAGGTTTTTAAAGGCTGTACTAATTTAACAAATATAAATATTCCTAAAAGTGTAAAAACTATAGGCTATTATGCTTTTAGTGGATGCAAATCACTTTCTAATGTATCTTTACCAGAAAATTTAACAACTATTGATATAGGTGCATTTTCGGGTTGTAGCAATTTGACAGATATAACAATACCGCGAAATGTTCAAGGAATAGATTATTATATCTTTAGTGGTTGTAGCAACTTAGAAAGTGTAGTATTGCCACTAAAAGTTACTTCGATTAGTATGGGGGCATTTGGCAGTTGCACAAAACTCTCCACTGTTTATTTCAACGGCTCTCCAGAAGAATGGGGAGAAGTATATATTGATGTTAATAATACTCCGTTAAGAGATGCTACTATAATTTGTTTTAAATATGTAGATTTGTTTTTTGATGATGGCATAAAACTTTCTAACAGGTGTAATTATAATTCTGTTTTTGAATCTTCGTGTGTGCCCAATAAAACAGGTTATTCTACGAAAGTATACACGGATTCTGAATTAACGGAAGAATTTGATTTTGCTACACTTATAACGAATAATACTAAACTTTACATCGTATATGATATTAACCAATATACACATAAGTTTGTTGATGAAAATAGTAATGTTATAAAAGAATCTACTGTTAATTATGGGGAGATTATTACAGCTCCTATCCCTCCACAAAAAGAGGCAACGCCGCAATATACATATACATTTGTAGGATGGGAAGGCTATACTGAAGGAGTCACACAAACAAATCAAGAAATGGTATTTACTGCAACATATACTGCAACAATAAATCAATATACATACAAGTTTGTTGATGAAAATGGAGTTGTTATAAAGGAAGAAACAGTTGATTATGGTACAACAATAGTACTTCCAGAATATACTCCAAAAGCCAATACTCAACAATATACATATACATTTCTTGGTTGGAATGGTTATACTGATGGTATGCAAGTAACAGATGATGCAACCTTCAATGTAAATTATGAAATAATAACAAACCAATATACTTATAAATTCCTTGATGAAGATGGAAGCGTTTTAAAGGAAGAAAAGGTTGACTATGGCACACAAATAATAGCACCTGAAATATCTGATAAAACAGAATATTATTTGTTTGATTACTGGGAAAATTTTACAGAGGGAATAACATTAACAGATGATATAACCTTTACAGCGGTTTATAGGTATAATAACTATACAATTACTGCTGATGGTCTTTCAAATACAATAACAGTAACATATAATGATAATTACAATATTGCGGTACAAAATAAGAATGGCTATAATTTTATAGGTTACTTCACTCAAAAAGATGGAAAAGGTCAACAAATAACCAACGAAAAAGGTGAAAGTTTAAAGGTATATAATATTGCTGGAAATTTAACTGTGTTTCCTTACTTTGAAGCAACGCATTTAAATAAAGTTGAGATGCAAGGTACAGTTTCTGCAATGCCTGGTGATACAATCACTCAAAAGGCTATTTTTGCAACAGATAAGAATGCAACATATTTTATTGCAACTGTTAAATATCCTAAATATTTAAACTTTAAGAACATTAAAGGTATTGATTTTAAAGAAGCTAACAAAGATTCTGAAAAAGTAGTTGGTGACTATAAATATGCAGATATTACCTGTGTTTTTGACTATGAAGGTAATTTTGCTAAAATAAACACAAACTACATTCCTTTTGAAATTGAATTTGATGTTAATACAGATGCAACTCTTGGAGCGTGTGAGATTTCAATAGAAAATGTAATGCTTATAGGTGATGATACCTTTGGTATTACAGACATTAAAAATCACACACTTACAATTCTTCCAAAATTAGCAGAAAGCATTGAAATCATTGGAAAAGATGAAATTGATGCAACAGAACAGTTTAATGCTGTTGTTTCTCCTGACTACACAACAGATAAGTCAGTCGTATGGTCTGTGGATGATGAAACTATTGCAACTATCACACAAGACGGAACAGTAATCCCTGTTAAGAACGGAACAGTTATTATTACTGCAACAGCAAAAGACGGAAGTGAAGTTTTTGCAACAAAGACAGTAAATGTAATTGCTTATGCTAAAATCAACAGCCTTGATTTTGGTAGGGGTGTTGTTTTGACCGAGTTTAATCCTGATGTCAGAAAATATACAGTCTATGTTAAAGAAAATGCAACTTCAATTTCTTTAACTCCTACATTCTCTGGCGGTGGAGTTTTAAGACCTAACGGAAGTAGCGTTTGGGTATCTGGTCGTCCTAAAGATTTTGACCTTAATGATACGGTAACCACAATCACCTTAAACAGAGAAAATGTAACTGATATGACC